Part of the Sodalinema gerasimenkoae IPPAS B-353 genome is shown below.
ACCGCCATCACCGGCTGCAATCCCAACAACAACGCCTGGCCATCCACCCCCTCAAAACTGACATTCAAATTCCCCGGAAGTCGCTGCGTGGGATGGCCATTGAGATGGATTCCCTCCAATACCGAGAGACGTTCCCACAACTGCGATCGCAACTCCCGCAACCGCGTCGATTCCTCCTCCATCTGGGCCAATCCCAACTCCACCGCCTTCGCAAAGCCGACAATCTGCGGCGGATACAGCGTCCCCGATCGCATTCCCCGTTCATGGCCACCCCCATGCAACTGGGCCGCCAACCGTACCCGAGGATTGCGTCGCCGCACATATAACGCCCCAATTCCCTTCGGGCCATACATTTTATGGGCCGTCAGGGACATCACATCAATATATTGGGCCTGAACATCCAGAGGAATTTTAGCAATGGCCTGGGCCGCATCCGTATGAAAGAGAATCCCGAGATCGCGACAAAGTTGTCCAATCTCCGCCAGAGGCTGCAACACCCCAATCTCATTATTGGCTGCCATCACCGAGACTAAAATCGTATCCTCCCGCAACGCCGCCGCCAACTCATCGAGATCCACTAACCCATCCGACTTCACCGGAAGCCGCGTCACCTCAAACCCCAAAGACTCCAAATAATCCATCGGGTCTAAAATGGCATTATGTTCCGTCACCAGCGTCACCAGATGCCGTCCTTTGCTGAAATAGGCCTCCGCCACCCCCTTGAGGGCTAAATTATTGGCCTCCGTGGCCCCACTGGTGAAAATAATCTCCTCAGGAGAAGCATTAATCGCCGCCGCCAGCGTCTCTCGGGCCTGTTTCACCGCCGCTTCCCCCTCCCAGCCATAGTGATGGTTAATACTGGCAGGGTTGCCGAAATACTCAGTAAAATAGGGCAGCATCGCCGCCAACACACGCTCATCAACAGGAGTTGTGGCGTGAGCGTCGAGATAAATCGGGCGTTGTTGGAGTGGAGACATCAGCCGTACAGTTCCCAAAACATCACATCTATATTCTCTATGGTAGGGTCAAGGGTCAGTTCTGCACCAACTCCCCACAGTGGCTATCACTGGGATGGGGAAAGTCGCAAATTCTTTGAAGGTTGGTATTATCGCGTTACCCTTCCTGAAGCGGGGGAAACCTTCGCCTTTATGTATTCCATTGAAGATCCCATCGGCGGCGAATCCAATAGTGGCGGCGGGGCGCAAATCCTCGGGCCTCGTGACGAGTATCTCTGTCGGACGTTTCCTGATGTGAGCAAGTTCTGGGGCTGGAAAAAGGGGCTGGGCCTGGGCCATTGGGGACAAACGTCCCTCACCAGTCCCCCCAAACTCATCGATCGCGATACCTTCGAGGCTGAAGTCAAACAAGGCTATCAAGCCACCGCAACTTGGCATCAGGGGCAACTCTACGACCCCGGCAGCGGCCATCACTGTACTTGGCAATATACCATTGAACCGGTCTATGGTTGGGGCGATCGCCAATCCACGGCGGGCTGGCTATCGTTTCTAGAAATCTTTGAACCCGGTTGGCAAATTCTCATGGCCCACGGTTGGGCGACGGGGTGGATTGACTGGAACGGAGAGCGTTATGAGTTTAACCAAGTCCCCGCCTATGGGGAAAAGAACTGGGGGCGATCGTTTCCGCAAAAGTGGTTCTGGTTTAACTGCAACAGCTTCGACAACGAACCCAATTTAGCCCTCACCGCCGGGGGTGGCCGGCGAGAAGTCCTGGCCTGGATGGAATCGGTGGCCATGGTGGGGATTCATCATGAGGGACGATTTTATGAGTTTGTCCCCTGGAATGGAACCGTCACCTGGGAGATTGCGCCCTGGGGATTTTGGAAAATCCAGGCCTGGAGTGGAGATTTAGAGGTGACGCTGACTGGAACCACGGAAGAACCCGGAACACCGCTACGGGCCCCCACCCGTGAGGGGTTAGTCTTCGCCTGTCGCGATACCATGAAAGGTCAGGTTCATCTACAGCTTAAACAGCGTCGTCAGGGACAGTATCAGACAATTCTGGAGGCGACGAGTTCTCAATGTGGTTTAGAAGTCGGCGGTGGCCCTTGGAATGAGACTTGGGTTGTCGGGTAACTCTCCCAACTGCGATCGCCCTCTAGGGAAGGCTTTAAGGCGATGAACGTAGAAGAACTGATTACATTGATTGACACTGCCTTTGAGGGAGTTCCTCAACCTCAGGACTTGACGTTGCACGTAGCCGAGGCTCACGATGACTACGACTACGGCAACGATGAGGAGTATCGCCGCCTGGATTATCGGGGCCGTTGGCAAGATGTACCAAACGAGCATATCAAAGCTTGCCAGTCCGCCTTAAGTTACTTGGACAAGGTAGGGATGAGATTTTATTTGCCGGCTTTCATGGTTTGGTATTTGCGATATCTCAGGACTGAGGAGGTTTGGTCAGACAATACCTTATATGCTCTGGGTAGTTATAGCCACAATCCCGGTTTAGCAGAGTATCAGAAGCAACGATTTTCATTATTTACCCCACAGCAGATGAGAGCTTGCGCGCAATTTGTCAAGTTCTGCGCCAAGGATACAACGGGGTTTAGCGACGATTATTTTGCTCAAACCATCTATGATGGCTATTGGTTTCAATTTGATACCCCTGAATAGGGTATGGCTGTTGACTGAATGGGGATTTTTCCGATGTCCTATTTTTTTAGGTTCCCTGGGCCAAAAACGCCATCACCAACTCATTCAACGCCACCATATTAATTAAAAAGGCATCATGGCCATGGGGAGACGATAACCACTCTAACTGGGCGTTGGGCATCCATTGGGCTAACTCCTGCTGATCCCGAGGTGGATAGAGGAGATCCGAGTCGATCGCCACCACCAGCGTTGGCTGCGCGATCGCCCCCAAGGCCGCCAGATAATCTCCCTCTCCTCCAGAAACATCATGACGATCCATCGCCTCCGTCAACGCCACATAGGTATTCGCATCAAAGCGTTTCACTAACTTCTGTCCTTGATAGCGTAAATAACTGGCGATCGCAAACTTCCCATTTTCCTGAACCTCTCGCCCAAAGCGTTCTTCAAAACTCGCCGTGGCCCGATAGGAAATCATCGCCATCATCCGGGCCGCCGCTAACCCCGTGGTGGGGGGAGCGTCTTCCTCATAGTTACCATTACACCAATTAGGATCAGCAAAAATCGCCTGACGTTGGGCTTCACTCATGGCAATACACCAGGGCGAATGTCGTCCCGCTGCTGCAATCGAGACGATGCGATCGACATAATCCGGATAGAGTTTTCCCCATTCCAAAACTTGCATTCCGCCCAAGGAACCGCCAATAACAAA
Proteins encoded:
- the metX gene encoding homoserine O-acetyltransferase MetX translates to MKYRHLISPETQIYQLPEPFSLESGELLMEVEVAYRCWGTLNESGDNAVHICHALTGSADADEWWGPLFGEGRTFDGDRNFIVCSNVLGSCYGTTGPISLNPATGKPYGRAFPAITVRDMVRLQWRLLQGLGVKKLQFVIGGSLGGMQVLEWGKLYPDYVDRIVSIAAAGRHSPWCIAMSEAQRQAIFADPNWCNGNYEEDAPPTTGLAAARMMAMISYRATASFEERFGREVQENGKFAIASYLRYQGQKLVKRFDANTYVALTEAMDRHDVSGGEGDYLAALGAIAQPTLVVAIDSDLLYPPRDQQELAQWMPNAQLEWLSSPHGHDAFLINMVALNELVMAFLAQGT
- a CDS encoding tocopherol cyclase family protein, coding for MVGSRVSSAPTPHSGYHWDGESRKFFEGWYYRVTLPEAGETFAFMYSIEDPIGGESNSGGGAQILGPRDEYLCRTFPDVSKFWGWKKGLGLGHWGQTSLTSPPKLIDRDTFEAEVKQGYQATATWHQGQLYDPGSGHHCTWQYTIEPVYGWGDRQSTAGWLSFLEIFEPGWQILMAHGWATGWIDWNGERYEFNQVPAYGEKNWGRSFPQKWFWFNCNSFDNEPNLALTAGGGRREVLAWMESVAMVGIHHEGRFYEFVPWNGTVTWEIAPWGFWKIQAWSGDLEVTLTGTTEEPGTPLRAPTREGLVFACRDTMKGQVHLQLKQRRQGQYQTILEATSSQCGLEVGGGPWNETWVVG
- a CDS encoding cysteine desulfurase family protein, giving the protein MSPLQQRPIYLDAHATTPVDERVLAAMLPYFTEYFGNPASINHHYGWEGEAAVKQARETLAAAINASPEEIIFTSGATEANNLALKGVAEAYFSKGRHLVTLVTEHNAILDPMDYLESLGFEVTRLPVKSDGLVDLDELAAALREDTILVSVMAANNEIGVLQPLAEIGQLCRDLGILFHTDAAQAIAKIPLDVQAQYIDVMSLTAHKMYGPKGIGALYVRRRNPRVRLAAQLHGGGHERGMRSGTLYPPQIVGFAKAVELGLAQMEEESTRLRELRSQLWERLSVLEGIHLNGHPTQRLPGNLNVSFEGVDGQALLLGLQPVMAVSSGSACTSVKIEPSHVLAALGREESLAYASVRFGIGRFNTLEEIERVADHVISTVEALRKVAAIAR
- a CDS encoding DUF6714 family protein; the protein is MNVEELITLIDTAFEGVPQPQDLTLHVAEAHDDYDYGNDEEYRRLDYRGRWQDVPNEHIKACQSALSYLDKVGMRFYLPAFMVWYLRYLRTEEVWSDNTLYALGSYSHNPGLAEYQKQRFSLFTPQQMRACAQFVKFCAKDTTGFSDDYFAQTIYDGYWFQFDTPE